A stretch of Lutra lutra chromosome 9, mLutLut1.2, whole genome shotgun sequence DNA encodes these proteins:
- the MMP24OS gene encoding protein MMP24OS gives MGSRLSGGQGAPEQVQPQPQPQPQPQPQPQPQPRAPEAPERPPPEPGPWGPLDDVRFLIACTSWY, from the coding sequence ATGGGCTCTCGGCTGAGCGGCGGCCAGGGCGCCCCGGAGCAggtgcagccccagccccagccccagccccaaccccaaccccaaccccaaccccagccccgGGCGCCCGAGGCCCCTGAGCGGCCCCCGCCTGAACCCGGTCCCTGGGGGCCGCTGGACGATGTGCGCTTCCTCATCGCCTGCACCTCCTGGTACTGA